The window GCGAGAGGGGAGCTCGCCCCGAAAGGGAGGTGGACGCTGATACGGTAATCTCCCGCCAGCAGACGGGCGAGTGCCAGACCGTCGGCGCCGTTGTTGCCGCTGCCACAGACGATGAGAACGGAGCAGCCTTCTGGAAAACGGCATCGGATCTGGGCACTGATCCCCGCAGCGGCGTGTTCCATCATGATTTCTTCGGAAAGGGCGTATTTGGAAACGCCGCGCTGATCGAGCGAATTGACTTCGAGATAGAGGTTGCGCATGGTCGGCCCTGAATTAATAAGGTTATTCGGCTATAATTATTTTTATGAACAACGATTATATCGCAATAGCCAAAAACACACTTGAAATCGAAGCCGCGATGCTCAATGAAGCGAAGGAACGGTTAGGGGATGAAATTTCCCGTGCCGTCGAAACGATCCTCTCGTGCCGCGGAAAACTGATCGTCACCGGAGTCGGCAAATCGGGATTGATCGGTGCCAAGATCGCGGCCACGTTCGCATCGACCGGAACGCCGAGCTTTTTTCTGCATCCTACCGAGGCGCTTCACGGGGATCTGGGGATGATCGGGCGCGATGACGCGGTGCTGGCGATCAGCTACAGCGGAGAGAGTGAGGAACTCAGCTCGATCCTGCCGCACATCAAGCGTTTCGACATCCCCCTGATCGGAATGACCCGCAACGCTTCCTCGACGCTGGGGCGCACCAGCGATATCGTTCTCGACATCAACGTCAGCAAAGAGGCGTGCCCGCTCGATGCGGCTCCCACCTCGTCGACGACCCTGACGCTGGCGATGGGGGACGCCCTGGCGGTATGCCTCATGCGGGCGCGGAATTTTCAAAAAGAGGACTTTGCTTCGTTCCACCCCGGGGGTGCGCTTGGAAAACGGCTTTTTGTGAAGGTTGCAGACCTGATGCGCCGTGAGAATCTCCCGGTCGTCGATCAAAATACCCCGCTCAAAGAGGCGATTTTAACTCTTAGCGAAGGGCGTCTTGGAACGGTGATGCTGACCGATGAAGAGGGGAAACTCTCGGGGCTGCTCAGCGACGGGGACATCCGTCGGGCGCTGATGAACGAATCGTTCTCCCTGGACGCTCCGGCGAAAGAGTATGCAACCAAGCATCCCCTGAGCATCGACGATGCATCGATGCTTGCCAGCGACGCGCTCGTGCTGATTGAAAACAAAAAAATCCAGTTGCTGGTCGTCACCGACAATACCGGCGTCATTCAGGGTGCATTGCACCTTCATGCCCTTGTGGAGGCAGGTATATCATGATGCGTCTGAACAAATTCATCGCCCATTACTCGACCTATTCGCGCCGTGAAGCCGATCAGGCAATTCAGGACGGTTACGTCCGGATCAACGGCGAGATCGAAACGAACCCCGCGACCCAGGTGGACGAAAAACACGATCAGGTGATGATCAGCGGCAAAAAGATCGTCCCGCAGGATCAGTTTACCGTCATCGTCTATAACAAGCCCAGAGGGGAGCTCGTTACCAAAAAAGATCCGCAGGGGCGGCGTACGATTTACGATTCGCTTTCTAAGCAGTACCGCCATTTCATCCCCGTCGGACGGCTCGACTTTGCCAGCGAGGGGCTGCTGCTGCTCACCGACGCATCGCGTGTCGCGACGGCGCTGATGACGTCCAAGATGGAGCGGGTGTACAAGATCAAGATCAAAGGCCCCGTCTCCGAGGCGATGATGAAGGCGATGGACGAGGGGATCACCGTCGAGGATGCGAGTGCGGGCGCGCATGAAAAAAGTGAGATCACCTCGATGACCTTCGCGCCGTTTTTTGCCTATCAGATTCAGAAAAACCAGGGGGATTATTCGGTCCTCAAGGTGGCGATCGGGGAGGGGCAAAACCGCGAACTCCGCCGCTTTTTCGCCCATTTCGGCGCCGAAGTCGTTGATCTCAAACGGCTCAGTTTCGGCGGGATCGATCTGAACAACCTCCCTACCGGAAAAGTCCGCTTTCTCGAACGCAATGAATACGCTTCATTGCGCGACTTTTTAGATACTATAGAGAAAGTCGAAAAACATAAAAAAGAGAAAAAAGTTCCGGAAGCCGGAGCAACCCGAAAACCGGGTGGCGAAAAGCCAAAACCCGCAAAAAAATCGATCAAAGGTAGCCGTAAACAATGAAAATCATGAAATTTCCGACCAGTCATAAAACACAACTGATGGATATCAGTGAACAAGTTAAAGAAGCGGTCATCACTTCGGGTGTCAAAGAGGGGATCTGCGTCGTTTTCACCCCGCATACGACCGGGAGCGTCTTTTTGTTCGAAAACGCCGACCCGAACCTGCGCCGCGACCTTCTTGCGGCATTGTCGAAAACCATTCCCGGCGACGAACATTACACCCATGTCGGGGATAATGCCGCGGCGCATCTCAAATCGTCGCGGATGGGAGCGTCGGTAAGTATCCCCGTTCACGAAGGACGCCCCATGTTCGGTAAATGGCAGGGGGTCTTTTTCGGTGAATTCGACGGTCCAAGACAGGAGCGCGAAGTGGTTATCAAGGTTATTGCGGGTTAATCGTGGCGGACTTTACCTATCTGCTTCGTCCGAAAAAGTTTGACGAGGTGGTGGGGCAGAATCATCTGTGTTCCGTAGATGCTCCCCTGCGTTCGCTCTGCGAAAGCGGCAATCTCACCCACTCTTTTTTTTACGGCCCTCCGGGATGCGGCAAGACGAGCCTTGCCCGCATCATCGCCGAGACGATGGGACTTCCCTTTTATGAATTCAATGCCACTTCCCTCAAAATCGATCAGCTACGTAAAATTTTCGATCAATACGAAAATGCCCTTACCCGTCCGTTGATCTTTATCGACGAGGTTCATCGTCTGGCGAAGAATCAGCAGGAGGTGTTACTCCCGGTTATGGAAAAAAACACCGCGTTAGTGATCGGTGCATCGACGGAAAACCCCTATTTCAGCCTTACGGCGGCGATGAGATCACGCTCGTTGCTGTTTGAACTCAAAGAGATCGGTGAGGAGGCGTTAGCCGTTTTGTTAGTACGAACGGGGGTGGAAACAGATGAGGAAGGGCGCGAATACCTGATCCGCAGTTCGGGCGGTGATGCCAGGGCGATGCTCAAACTTCTCGAGGTGGCGACGGCACTGAAAAAACCGATCACCAAAGAGCTGCTTACGTCATTGCGTCCGGCGGCACAGGCACGGGGAAGCTCCGAAGCGGGAGTCCACTACGATCTCGCTTCCGCCCTCATCAAAAGCATCCGAGGTTCTGACCCCGATGCGGCGATCTACTATCTCGCCCGCCTCATCGAAGGGGGAGAACCGCCGGAGTTTATCGCGCGCCGCCTCGTGATCCTCTCGAGCGAAGACGTCGGCAACGCCAACCCTCAGGCATTGACGCTGACGACATCGGCGATGAGCGCCGTCAAATCGATCGGCTATCCCGAAGCGCGTATCATCCTCGCTCAGGCGGTGATCTATCTGTGCGCATCCCCCAAATCGAACACGGCATACAATGCGATCAACGCAGCGCAGCATGCGGTACGCAACGGAGTGATTCTGGAGATCCCCGAAACGATCCGCCAACAGAACGAAAACTATCTCTATCCCCACGATTTCGGCGGATGGGTCGAGCAACAATACCTCTCCCAACCCCTCAAGTTCGTCGAATTCAAAAACAGCGGCTACGAAGCAAAGATGGGGGAATGGATCGACAAGGTGTGGAAAAAATAGTACCCATCTTTGCGCGGGCCTGCTGCCGAAGCAAACTCAGCGTCAGCGTAGCGAATCGGGACTTTGTTCCGATCGCGTATAAAATGATGGCAAAGATGGGGGAATGGATCGACAAGGTGTGGGGAAAAAAATCCCCTTAAATATTGTAATACGTCGCGTTCGGGTGGTAAACGACGAGTGCCGACGTCGACTGCTCCGGAACGATCTGGAACGTCTCGGAGAGGGTGATCCCCAGCTCCTGCGGTTTGAGGAGATCAAAGAGCGGAACGTTGAGTTCCAGGTCGGGACACGCCGGATAGCCGAAACTGTAGCGCGACCCCTGGTATTTGTTCATCTGCACGTCGGCTAACGTCGAGCCTTCATTATCGCTGATTCCCAGATCCAGACGGATCTGTTTATGGGCGATTTCGGCGAGCGCTTCGGCGAGTTCCACCCCAAGCCCGTGAACGAGGTAGTACTCGGAATATTTTCCGGCATCGTAGAGCTCCTTTTCATAGACGCTGAGTCGTGAACCCGCGCTTACGCAGGTGAGGGCGAGCAGGTCGTGAGACTCGCGGTGGAAAAAGTCGCTGAGCGCCCGGTGCGGGGCTTTGCGCTGACGCGGGAAGGTGAACTGATGCGCTGCGCGTCCGATCACGCTTTCGAGAGGCTCGCGATTGCGCTCGCTTTCATTATTCCACCCCTCGCCCTCATCGAACACCAATAATGTCGTATCGTCGCTGCGGCAGGGCCAGTAGCCGTAGATCACTTTGGGATCGAAGAGCCCTTCGTTCACAAACTGCGATTTCAGCCGTTCGTAGGCCGGCCACACGACGTCGTTTAGCTGCTTGTCGTACGCCTCTTTGGTAAGCCCTTTGGAGTTGTATCCCCAGCGTTGTTTAAAGAGGATTTTGTGGTTGACCCATTCGAACGCCAGATTCATCATCTGCGGCGTTATGGACATGACGCGACGCCCCCAGAACGGAGGTGTCGGAATACGGACGTCGCGCGAGGGCATTTTGATCTCTGCGAACGGTGGGATGATGACTGTTTCTTTGATATTTTCTTCCCACTCGTTGCGCGCGTTGCCGTGCAGATCGGTATCGAAATTCCCCGCTTCGATCCGTCCCATGGCCGTGACCCCGTCGAACGCGTCTTTACAGTAGAAAATAGGCCCCTTGTAGATCGGACGGCAGAAATCGTCGATGAAGCTGCGGGTGAGCGCCGCACCGCCGAGTAGAATCGGGATTTCGATCCCCGATGCGGCGAGCGCTTCGAGATTCTCTTTCATCACCTGGGTCGATTTGACGAGCAATCCGCTCATTCCGATCGCCGAGGCGTTGGAGTTTTTGACCGCTTCGACGAAACTCTCCAGTTCCACCTTGATCCCCAGGTTGATCACTTTGAAGCCGTTGTTGGTTAGGATGATGTCGACGAGGTTTTTACCTACGTCGTGGACATCCCCTTTGACGGTTCCCAGGACCAAGACGGTTTCGGTCGTTTTTTCCTGCTTTGGGAGATAAGGGTTGAGGGCATCAACGGTCGCTTTCATCGTCTCGGCGCTTTGCAACACAAACGGCAGCTGCATCTGACCCGAACCGAAGAGTTCCCCGACTACCTTCATCGCATCGATCAGGATTTCATTGACGATACGTTCGGGGGCGATATGATGGCGGACTTCTTCGACGAGCGGGAGCATCCGCTCCTTGTCCCCATCCATCAGCAGCTTGGCTATTTTTTCTTCATCGCTCAT of the Sulfuricurvum sp. IAE1 genome contains:
- a CDS encoding secondary thiamine-phosphate synthase enzyme YjbQ gives rise to the protein MKFPTSHKTQLMDISEQVKEAVITSGVKEGICVVFTPHTTGSVFLFENADPNLRRDLLAALSKTIPGDEHYTHVGDNAAAHLKSSRMGASVSIPVHEGRPMFGKWQGVFFGEFDGPRQEREVVIKVIAG
- a CDS encoding pseudouridine synthase: MMRLNKFIAHYSTYSRREADQAIQDGYVRINGEIETNPATQVDEKHDQVMISGKKIVPQDQFTVIVYNKPRGELVTKKDPQGRRTIYDSLSKQYRHFIPVGRLDFASEGLLLLTDASRVATALMTSKMERVYKIKIKGPVSEAMMKAMDEGITVEDASAGAHEKSEITSMTFAPFFAYQIQKNQGDYSVLKVAIGEGQNRELRRFFAHFGAEVVDLKRLSFGGIDLNNLPTGKVRFLERNEYASLRDFLDTIEKVEKHKKEKKVPEAGATRKPGGEKPKPAKKSIKGSRKQ
- a CDS encoding SIS domain-containing protein; protein product: MNNDYIAIAKNTLEIEAAMLNEAKERLGDEISRAVETILSCRGKLIVTGVGKSGLIGAKIAATFASTGTPSFFLHPTEALHGDLGMIGRDDAVLAISYSGESEELSSILPHIKRFDIPLIGMTRNASSTLGRTSDIVLDINVSKEACPLDAAPTSSTTLTLAMGDALAVCLMRARNFQKEDFASFHPGGALGKRLFVKVADLMRRENLPVVDQNTPLKEAILTLSEGRLGTVMLTDEEGKLSGLLSDGDIRRALMNESFSLDAPAKEYATKHPLSIDDASMLASDALVLIENKKIQLLVVTDNTGVIQGALHLHALVEAGIS
- a CDS encoding replication-associated recombination protein A codes for the protein MADFTYLLRPKKFDEVVGQNHLCSVDAPLRSLCESGNLTHSFFYGPPGCGKTSLARIIAETMGLPFYEFNATSLKIDQLRKIFDQYENALTRPLIFIDEVHRLAKNQQEVLLPVMEKNTALVIGASTENPYFSLTAAMRSRSLLFELKEIGEEALAVLLVRTGVETDEEGREYLIRSSGGDARAMLKLLEVATALKKPITKELLTSLRPAAQARGSSEAGVHYDLASALIKSIRGSDPDAAIYYLARLIEGGEPPEFIARRLVILSSEDVGNANPQALTLTTSAMSAVKSIGYPEARIILAQAVIYLCASPKSNTAYNAINAAQHAVRNGVILEIPETIRQQNENYLYPHDFGGWVEQQYLSQPLKFVEFKNSGYEAKMGEWIDKVWKK